The Miltoncostaea oceani genome includes a region encoding these proteins:
- a CDS encoding DegT/DnrJ/EryC1/StrS family aminotransferase: MSGDLERIPLAKPVIGDRERELVDEVLRSGMLSLGPMVPRFERMWAERIGVRHAVAVSSGTAGLHLCLHAMGLGPGDEVITSSFSFVASANAIVFTGATPVFAEVDPLTFDMDPAAVEAAITPRTKAIMIVDIFGYPAEVPALVDIARRHGLKLVEDACQSIDGAYDGRKLGTFGHPAVYGFYANKQLTTAEGGVVLTDDDELARVLGSLRNQGRSDDGAWLVHSRLGFNYRLSDVHSAIGVAQLERLDDMLAARARVAGWYQSRMAGIDGVTPMYEGPQQRSWFVYAPRLDPDLVRDEVIGELDALGISAKPYLPCIHLQPYYQDDHGHRPGEFPVTEAISASTIALPFFPEMTEEQVDRVCAGLDAVIRGRRAGAAGAGARAGA; encoded by the coding sequence TTGAGCGGGGACCTGGAGCGCATCCCGCTCGCGAAGCCGGTCATCGGCGACCGCGAGCGCGAGCTGGTCGATGAGGTGCTGCGGTCGGGGATGCTGTCCCTCGGCCCGATGGTCCCCCGATTCGAGCGCATGTGGGCGGAGCGCATCGGGGTGAGGCACGCCGTCGCGGTCTCGAGCGGCACGGCCGGCCTGCACCTGTGCCTGCACGCGATGGGCCTCGGGCCGGGCGACGAGGTCATCACGTCGTCGTTCTCGTTCGTCGCCTCGGCCAACGCGATCGTGTTCACGGGCGCGACCCCGGTCTTCGCGGAGGTCGACCCGCTCACGTTCGACATGGACCCCGCCGCCGTCGAGGCCGCGATCACGCCCCGCACGAAGGCGATCATGATCGTCGACATCTTCGGCTACCCCGCCGAGGTCCCGGCCCTCGTCGACATCGCACGGCGCCACGGGCTGAAGCTCGTCGAGGACGCGTGCCAGTCGATCGACGGGGCGTACGACGGGCGCAAGCTCGGGACCTTCGGCCACCCGGCGGTCTACGGCTTCTACGCCAACAAGCAGCTCACGACCGCCGAGGGCGGCGTCGTGCTGACCGACGACGACGAGCTCGCCCGGGTGCTCGGCAGCCTGCGCAACCAGGGGCGCTCCGACGACGGCGCGTGGCTCGTCCACTCCCGCCTCGGCTTCAACTACCGGCTGTCCGACGTGCACAGCGCGATCGGCGTCGCGCAGCTCGAGCGCCTCGACGACATGCTCGCCGCGCGTGCCCGCGTGGCCGGCTGGTACCAGTCGCGGATGGCGGGCATCGACGGCGTCACCCCGATGTACGAGGGCCCGCAGCAGCGCTCGTGGTTCGTCTACGCGCCCCGCCTCGACCCGGACCTCGTCCGCGACGAGGTGATCGGCGAGCTCGACGCGCTCGGCATCTCCGCCAAGCCGTACCTGCCGTGCATCCACCTGCAGCCCTACTACCAGGACGACCACGGCCACCGGCCCGGCGAGTTCCCGGTCACGGAGGCGATCAGCGCCTCGACGATCGCGCTGCCGTTCTTCCCGGAGATGACCGAGGAGCAGGTCGACCGGGTCTGCGCGGGGCTCGACGCGGTCATCCGCGGACGCCGCGCCGGGGCCGCCGGGGCAGGAGCCCGGGCCGGGGCATGA